A window of Methanomassiliicoccales archaeon contains these coding sequences:
- a CDS encoding MmgE/PrpD family protein — MPELLSKKVLKMPEYLDQICQFLVNTDFDDFNTNILEQTKKVIYDTIGAITAGAQLEEPKDMSRNLAPFSGPLICTLIGQKRKTDPLNAALINGTAGTWLELDEGNQFARGHAGIHVVPAALAMGEEKGVSGKEFITAVVLGYEIACRIGIASKLRMTMHPHGTWGTIGAAITVGKLMNINANQMKTLINISSSLALATSRRTMLEGGTVRNLYAGVSGYMGILAYYLLLSGFTGEGDGISSVYGAVVSDSFSPSMMVKDLGLQYEITRNYFKQYACCRYNHSTLDALYKIMEKQEGKRLDPEGIRKIDVETYSLAAQLNNQTPENMLAAKFSLPFAIATTIVHGNSGVESFFPDKLGKEEIKELIARIEVKENPEFTSMMPSRRPSRVTIVMKSGERFTETVFVSKGDVEDPYSTKEIKDKFLNLTAPVYGLKRAEEILDMTNKIESFDNIRNYTEGL, encoded by the coding sequence ATGCCGGAGCTTCTATCAAAGAAGGTGCTAAAGATGCCTGAATACCTGGATCAAATTTGTCAATTTTTAGTTAATACCGATTTCGATGACTTCAATACCAATATTCTGGAACAAACAAAAAAAGTTATTTACGATACGATAGGGGCTATTACAGCCGGGGCCCAGCTAGAAGAGCCAAAAGACATGTCAAGAAATTTAGCCCCCTTTTCAGGACCATTAATCTGCACACTTATTGGACAGAAGAGGAAAACTGATCCATTAAATGCCGCACTCATTAACGGGACGGCAGGAACATGGCTCGAATTGGACGAAGGAAATCAATTTGCTAGGGGACATGCTGGAATTCATGTAGTCCCAGCAGCCCTTGCAATGGGAGAAGAAAAAGGAGTCTCTGGAAAGGAGTTTATCACAGCAGTTGTTCTCGGTTACGAAATCGCTTGCAGAATCGGTATCGCATCTAAGTTGAGGATGACGATGCATCCTCATGGTACATGGGGAACGATAGGTGCTGCAATAACAGTGGGTAAATTGATGAACATCAATGCCAATCAGATGAAGACTTTAATTAATATTTCGTCGTCTTTGGCACTCGCTACATCAAGGAGGACGATGCTGGAAGGGGGTACAGTCAGAAATCTCTACGCTGGGGTAAGCGGTTATATGGGAATATTAGCATATTACCTTTTACTAAGTGGATTTACAGGTGAGGGGGACGGAATTAGTTCGGTCTATGGGGCTGTGGTCTCTGATTCATTTAGCCCGTCCATGATGGTGAAAGACCTTGGCTTGCAATACGAAATTACCAGAAATTATTTCAAGCAATATGCCTGTTGCCGTTACAATCATTCAACCCTCGATGCCCTCTATAAGATCATGGAGAAACAAGAGGGTAAAAGACTTGATCCAGAGGGCATTAGAAAAATTGATGTTGAGACATATTCTTTAGCAGCTCAACTCAATAACCAAACCCCTGAAAACATGTTAGCAGCGAAGTTTTCTCTCCCTTTTGCTATTGCAACAACAATTGTCCATGGAAATTCCGGAGTAGAAAGTTTCTTTCCAGATAAATTAGGTAAAGAAGAAATTAAAGAGTTGATCGCTCGTATTGAGGTAAAGGAAAATCCTGAATTTACAAGTATGATGCCTTCTCGCCGGCCTTCTCGAGTGACCATAGTCATGAAAAGTGGAGAACGATTTACAGAGACGGTTTTCGTAAGTAAGGGAGACGTTGAGGATCCCTATTCAACAAAAGAAATCAAGGACAAGTTTTTAAATCTTACAGCCCCCGTGTACGGATTAAAGAGAGCAGAAGAGATTTTAGATATGACTAATAAGATAGAATCCTTCGATAACATCAGAAATTATACAGAAGGACTTTAA
- a CDS encoding dihydroorotase family protein, with protein sequence MTSYDLVIKNGNLVIPKVGLIKADIGISGEKITAISKEITTKEVGRVLEASGKYVFPGAVDSHFHIGIFRSMDEDALSESRSAAWGGITTICSYFRTGKNYLNKSGPYKQIFPEVLEKSKNSFYTDYAYHITIMNPEQMTEIEMLVSEFGVSTFKYFMFYKMLDLTGAPGSDKYLLLNTSYDLGFLYNYMKEVSRVYKIYRDYGRVSLSLHCEQPEIINAKTQYVRQHESGNPLKDYSDARPPFSEKMAIKEVEVLVSETKCPVNLLHLSSIDAVEAGKEVVKKHPELNILLEGTLHHLGLSNDIKYGILGKVNPPIREREHVEGLWKAVIGGDIKTVVSDSACASKKIKEGDIWTSLAGFGGAELMFPLLLTEGYRKRGLSLERVAELTSYNPAIYHDLYPKKGTIAIGSDADLAIIDLDKEKEVSVDTLHSAQDFTPFEGAKYQGWPVYTILRGKVIFENDKIVGRPGDGKYIMRPVKYHFRHELPSSN encoded by the coding sequence ATGACATCATACGATTTGGTTATTAAAAATGGTAATCTGGTTATTCCTAAAGTAGGCTTGATTAAAGCGGACATCGGCATTAGTGGAGAGAAAATAACGGCCATATCGAAGGAGATCACGACGAAAGAAGTTGGGAGAGTTTTGGAAGCTTCTGGTAAATATGTTTTCCCAGGGGCAGTGGATTCCCATTTCCATATAGGGATCTTCAGATCCATGGATGAAGATGCACTAAGTGAATCCAGATCTGCGGCTTGGGGAGGGATAACAACAATATGCAGTTATTTTCGGACAGGGAAAAATTATTTGAATAAATCGGGGCCCTATAAGCAGATTTTTCCAGAGGTTTTAGAGAAGTCGAAAAATTCGTTTTATACCGATTATGCCTACCATATAACTATCATGAACCCGGAGCAAATGACTGAGATCGAAATGCTAGTGAGTGAATTTGGTGTTTCAACATTCAAGTATTTTATGTTTTATAAAATGCTTGACTTAACAGGGGCGCCTGGAAGCGATAAGTATCTTTTGCTCAACACATCTTATGATCTTGGATTTCTTTATAACTATATGAAAGAAGTTTCACGGGTTTATAAAATTTACAGAGACTATGGTAGGGTCAGTCTAAGCCTACATTGTGAACAACCAGAGATTATTAACGCAAAGACTCAATATGTCCGACAACATGAGTCAGGGAATCCCTTAAAGGATTATAGTGACGCCAGACCACCGTTTTCGGAAAAGATGGCCATTAAAGAAGTTGAAGTCTTAGTTTCCGAGACCAAGTGCCCTGTCAACCTACTTCACCTCTCAAGTATCGATGCTGTGGAAGCAGGAAAGGAAGTGGTGAAAAAGCATCCAGAGCTAAATATACTTTTAGAAGGAACGCTACATCATTTGGGTCTATCGAATGATATCAAATACGGAATACTGGGGAAAGTCAATCCACCCATTCGGGAGAGAGAACATGTCGAAGGTTTGTGGAAAGCTGTTATCGGTGGCGATATTAAGACAGTGGTGAGCGATAGCGCTTGCGCTTCAAAAAAGATTAAAGAAGGGGATATCTGGACCTCTTTAGCTGGTTTTGGAGGTGCTGAACTTATGTTTCCTTTGTTGCTAACCGAGGGATACCGAAAACGTGGATTGTCGTTAGAAAGAGTGGCTGAGCTGACCTCATACAACCCTGCCATTTATCACGACTTATATCCCAAAAAGGGAACAATTGCCATTGGTTCTGATGCGGATTTGGCTATTATTGATTTGGATAAAGAAAAAGAGGTAAGCGTGGATACGCTACACTCTGCTCAGGATTTTACTCCTTTTGAAGGTGCAAAGTATCAAGGTTGGCCGGTCTATACAATTCTTCGTGGTAAAGTAATTTTCGAAAACGATAAGATTGTTGGTCGGCCAGGAGATGGGAAGTATATCATGCGTCCAGTAAAGTATCACTTTAGACATGAACTTCCATCAAGTAATTGA
- a CDS encoding ABC transporter substrate-binding protein encodes MLSNKRKKLTRREFIKGTAVAGTAAVAGTIGFPYVLRATEPKEILIGHIHPLSGFLAFDGQELKKGLQLAVDEINASGGIKSLGGAKLKLLDADSEGKPELAVSAVERLQRAGVVAIMGAYQSAVTIVASQQAERHEIPFVVTVAVADEVTARGFKYTFRVQPSAEQMASQTVKYISEIAKVSSESVKTIAYLHDDTAFGVSLSGHVVKHAPKYGMEVIAKIPYSPRAADVSTEVGKIKASGADVIMATGYFGDGVRVLKTIRDMRVKAKGIIGCGNGAFTHPKFVDELGSLTEHVMDGNYRANPRSPLTKRAFARYKEVYGTEMGPSTVFAYQPIYVLADALERAKSTKREAVREALAKTNLKEHILPQGPIVFGPDGQNVNAQATMMQILGGKIVVVWPDIYSEAKFVFPQPM; translated from the coding sequence ATGCTATCCAACAAAAGGAAAAAGTTGACACGTAGGGAGTTTATTAAGGGAACGGCTGTGGCTGGCACTGCTGCCGTAGCCGGTACGATCGGGTTCCCATATGTATTGAGGGCAACGGAACCCAAAGAAATATTAATCGGCCACATCCACCCATTGTCTGGTTTTCTGGCTTTTGATGGGCAGGAACTCAAGAAGGGTCTCCAATTGGCAGTTGATGAAATAAACGCTTCTGGAGGGATTAAATCGTTAGGTGGGGCTAAACTGAAACTCCTTGACGCGGATAGTGAGGGAAAACCGGAATTAGCGGTTTCAGCTGTAGAGCGTCTTCAAAGAGCGGGTGTGGTGGCTATCATGGGAGCTTATCAATCCGCCGTAACAATAGTAGCTTCCCAACAAGCGGAAAGGCACGAAATACCTTTTGTTGTCACTGTCGCCGTTGCTGATGAAGTTACGGCTCGGGGTTTCAAGTACACTTTTCGCGTGCAACCCAGTGCTGAACAGATGGCTTCGCAAACCGTCAAATACATCAGCGAAATCGCAAAAGTATCAAGCGAATCTGTAAAGACAATCGCTTACCTCCACGATGATACAGCTTTTGGCGTTTCCTTGTCTGGCCATGTGGTAAAGCACGCTCCAAAATACGGGATGGAGGTTATAGCAAAGATTCCTTATTCTCCCAGGGCAGCTGATGTTTCTACGGAAGTGGGCAAAATAAAAGCATCAGGGGCTGATGTGATTATGGCGACGGGGTATTTCGGAGACGGTGTCCGTGTCCTAAAGACGATAAGGGATATGAGGGTAAAAGCGAAAGGGATTATAGGATGTGGAAACGGGGCTTTTACACACCCAAAATTCGTGGATGAGTTGGGCAGCCTCACTGAGCATGTGATGGATGGTAACTATCGCGCCAATCCAAGGAGTCCATTAACCAAGAGAGCGTTTGCGCGTTACAAGGAGGTTTATGGAACGGAGATGGGACCCTCTACAGTGTTCGCCTATCAGCCCATATATGTCCTTGCTGATGCCCTTGAAAGGGCGAAATCTACCAAAAGGGAGGCAGTCAGAGAAGCTCTTGCGAAGACTAATCTCAAAGAGCATATTTTGCCCCAGGGACCCATAGTGTTCGGTCCGGATGGACAGAATGTGAATGCACAAGCAACGATGATGCAGATTCTCGGGGGCAAGATCGTTGTTGTTTGGCCCGATATATATTCTGAGGCTAAGTTCGTATTTCCACAGCCAATGTAA
- a CDS encoding branched-chain amino acid ABC transporter permease, with the protein MHAGTFTGSNAMTVSFVIESLLNGLLIGGVYSLMAIGLTLIFGVMRVVNFAHGSLIMLGMYASYWTVTLFKIDPYLSILVSLGALFLIGASIQKFLINPILNAPEHNQLLLTLGVSLFMENFAVFVWSPDYRMMKTFYGEINFHIGDVSISLVRLLAFVFAMVLAGILYLILTRTDLGRAIRAASEEPIGAVLMGVNIRRIYIVTFGIGAACAGVSGAAITPFIPVYPYVGWLFVITAFVVVVLGGMGNMLGAFIGGLIIGLADSVGAMFLPGAMKSIISFSIFIIILLFKPTGLFGRGNG; encoded by the coding sequence GTGCACGCTGGAACGTTTACGGGATCTAATGCCATGACAGTTTCTTTTGTTATTGAGTCGTTATTAAATGGTCTCTTGATAGGAGGCGTTTACAGCCTTATGGCAATAGGCTTAACGCTCATTTTCGGGGTTATGCGAGTGGTCAATTTTGCGCATGGATCTCTTATCATGCTTGGCATGTACGCCTCCTATTGGACCGTTACTTTATTTAAAATCGATCCTTATCTCTCTATTCTCGTCTCACTCGGCGCACTGTTCTTAATTGGTGCCAGCATTCAGAAATTCCTTATTAACCCTATTCTTAATGCACCCGAACATAATCAATTACTGTTGACGCTAGGCGTCTCTCTGTTTATGGAGAACTTTGCTGTTTTCGTTTGGTCGCCTGATTATAGAATGATGAAAACCTTTTACGGGGAGATTAATTTCCATATTGGCGATGTTTCAATTTCCCTAGTCCGACTCCTAGCTTTTGTTTTTGCAATGGTCCTCGCTGGCATTCTTTACCTTATTCTTACCAGAACTGACTTAGGGAGAGCAATCCGAGCTGCCAGCGAGGAACCAATAGGAGCAGTTCTTATGGGGGTAAATATTCGGCGTATTTACATCGTCACCTTCGGAATTGGTGCTGCCTGTGCGGGCGTTTCTGGTGCGGCTATCACCCCCTTTATTCCCGTGTATCCCTATGTGGGCTGGCTTTTCGTCATTACAGCCTTTGTAGTGGTCGTTCTCGGAGGAATGGGGAATATGCTGGGAGCATTCATTGGGGGATTAATCATTGGGCTGGCAGATAGTGTGGGGGCAATGTTCCTGCCAGGAGCAATGAAATCGATCATATCCTTTAGTATTTTCATCATCATCCTGCTCTTTAAACCAACGGGTCTGTTTGGGAGGGGAAATGGATAA
- a CDS encoding branched-chain amino acid ABC transporter permease, with protein sequence MDKYLRRELSRKTWFAIIAILAGLHVLPWVFPGIQHIMIMIFLFTLMGQGWNVLGGYVGQFSFGHSLFFGLGAYVSSLLFIRLTLTPWIGIFFSCAAGIVLGCFIGFLSFRYGLRGPYFALIMLAFAEIFHMTATGWSWVGGALGISIPLKGNTPGLMQFVKKEPYYLISLWMMTGALYLAWRIERSRLGLYFLATREDVDAAEALGVNTFRAQMIAMAISAGLTAIGGTLYAQYLLYIDPDSTFGVVNSVEIMLRPIIGGPGTVLGPLLGSVLLTPLSEITRLAFQSYSGVYLMIYGVILILVIMFLPNGIMGIARKVVSTVLRRGY encoded by the coding sequence ATGGATAAGTACCTGCGGCGCGAACTTAGCCGCAAAACTTGGTTCGCCATCATTGCCATTCTGGCAGGGCTTCATGTGCTGCCTTGGGTTTTCCCGGGCATTCAACACATTATGATAATGATTTTTCTTTTTACACTAATGGGGCAGGGGTGGAATGTGCTCGGGGGATACGTGGGACAATTTTCTTTTGGCCACTCTTTGTTTTTCGGGCTAGGTGCTTACGTTTCCTCTCTTCTCTTTATCCGTCTTACATTGACTCCTTGGATCGGAATCTTTTTTTCTTGCGCTGCTGGCATTGTTTTGGGGTGCTTCATAGGGTTCCTTAGTTTTCGTTATGGTCTTAGAGGCCCTTATTTTGCGTTAATCATGCTTGCATTTGCTGAGATTTTCCATATGACGGCCACGGGCTGGAGTTGGGTAGGAGGCGCTCTGGGAATATCAATTCCTCTGAAAGGGAATACTCCTGGTCTTATGCAGTTTGTGAAGAAGGAACCCTACTACCTTATCTCGCTGTGGATGATGACGGGAGCACTATATCTGGCATGGAGGATTGAGAGAAGCCGACTTGGGCTTTACTTCCTCGCAACAAGAGAGGATGTGGATGCAGCTGAAGCTCTTGGTGTCAATACCTTCAGGGCCCAGATGATAGCTATGGCCATCAGTGCAGGCCTAACCGCTATAGGAGGAACGTTGTATGCCCAATACCTTTTATACATAGATCCTGACTCAACTTTTGGAGTTGTTAATTCTGTAGAAATTATGCTCCGACCCATAATTGGAGGGCCAGGGACCGTTTTGGGACCACTCCTTGGCTCCGTGCTTCTTACCCCTCTTTCAGAAATTACCCGCCTCGCTTTTCAGTCCTACAGTGGTGTTTACCTCATGATATATGGAGTTATCCTAATTTTAGTAATTATGTTTCTTCCTAATGGAATTATGGGTATAGCAAGAAAAGTTGTTTCCACAGTGCTTAGAAGAGGATATTAA
- a CDS encoding ABC transporter ATP-binding protein, giving the protein MSTGSILNVESVSKSFRGLKAISGVSFQVKPSEILGIIGPNGAGKTTLFNLITGFVRPDAGKIEFQGHSLVGMPTHMICKLGITRTFQIVKPFSHLTTLQNVAVGCYNRCTNVEETEQSAWEILQFVGLDRKALQPASSLTPPDRKKLELARALGTQPKLLLLDEVMAGLNPKEQGDIIELVRRVREKGISLLIIEHHMRVIMGLSDRILVLNHGICIAQGTPQEVCEDINVIEAYLGKGVHIAGH; this is encoded by the coding sequence GTGAGTACTGGGTCTATTTTGAACGTTGAATCGGTATCTAAATCCTTTCGAGGCCTCAAGGCAATATCGGGAGTGTCATTCCAAGTCAAGCCAAGTGAAATCCTAGGAATTATCGGGCCCAACGGTGCAGGAAAGACAACTCTCTTCAATCTGATAACCGGATTTGTCCGTCCCGACGCAGGCAAAATCGAATTCCAAGGTCATTCTCTTGTAGGTATGCCCACCCACATGATTTGCAAGTTGGGAATCACGAGAACCTTTCAAATTGTGAAGCCTTTTAGTCACCTTACTACTTTACAAAATGTTGCTGTGGGCTGTTACAACCGATGTACTAACGTTGAGGAAACGGAGCAGAGTGCGTGGGAAATCCTGCAATTTGTAGGCCTTGATAGGAAAGCACTCCAGCCTGCCAGTAGTCTGACTCCTCCCGACAGAAAGAAGCTAGAGCTTGCAAGGGCTTTGGGAACCCAACCCAAATTGCTGCTTCTTGACGAAGTGATGGCAGGGCTCAATCCTAAAGAACAAGGGGATATCATCGAGCTAGTACGTAGGGTTCGTGAAAAAGGTATTTCTCTTCTTATTATTGAGCATCACATGCGAGTTATTATGGGTCTTAGTGATCGCATCCTCGTTCTTAATCATGGTATATGTATCGCACAAGGAACCCCGCAAGAAGTGTGCGAGGACATAAATGTCATTGAGGCCTATTTAGGAAAAGGAGTTCACATTGCTGGTCATTGA